One Erpetoichthys calabaricus chromosome 8, fErpCal1.3, whole genome shotgun sequence DNA segment encodes these proteins:
- the LOC114655575 gene encoding protein ABHD15-like, producing the protein MEATRSGPSDCTGAEMAGRVLLLLLITALGVFFCRKVHLKVRLLCLSRLAKGTSEKPQLICKPSALASYLLLHCASLGEPSTPKWPWGDPHMQTLASLAWPLGQAERIDFARDHIQMKDGGVVALDWAVGITGVRERNWKAAPPFSSPPVMLIIPNSWGQVTGYVLGLCRLALEQGFYPVLFQRRGQSGCPLVTLKFQQFGDPSDLIEAVSYIRYRYPGAALVAVSEGSGSGLLLSYLGECGSSSYLTCAACVSPVFRGQQWFESRLHWLYRWVLLFCHKLPVSRYATALSQVLDVNRLLSCSSLQQFEEILFCGHSSENLPKLNWESYWEKNEPLRDADEVAVPVLCLCSWDDPIRGDPAQSVPFELFESSPYFFLVLTRMGGHCGFLPDSNGSVQCWSQAVLLEYFRGVAEFLRMEERQPLSSGSPRRRTATLLPRRRRGTVQQRDPPPRRALPVSFSSEDLFSWQRSYTR; encoded by the exons ATGGAAGCCACCAGATCAGGACCGTCGGATTGCACTGGTGCAGAGATGGCCGGGAgggtcctgctcctgctcctgataACGGCTTTGGGGGTTTTCTTCTGCCGGAAGGTGCACCTGAAGGTTCGGCTCCTGTGCCTTTCGAGACTCGCCAAGGGCACCTCAGAAAAGCCCCAGTTGATCTGTAAACCGTCGGCCCTGGCCAGCTACCTGCTGCTGCACTGTGCCTCCCTAGGAGAGCCGAGCACCCCGAAGTGGCCTTGGGGAGACCCTCACATGCAGACCCTCGCCAGCCTGGCATGGCCCCTCGGACAAGCTGAAAGGATCGATTTTGCTCGTGATCATATCCAGATGAAGGATGGCGGAGTTGTGGCACTGGACTGGGCGGTTGGCATTACGGGCGTTCGCGAACGGAACTGGAAAGCGGCACCCCCCTTCTCCTCACCCCCGGTGATGCTCATCATTCCCAACTCCTGGGGTCAGGTCACGGGCTACGTCCTGGGGCTGTGCAGGCTGGCCCTCGAACAAGGCTTTTATCCGGTGCTCTTCCAAAGAAGAGGCCAAAGCGGCTGCCCCCTGGTCACGCTTAAGTTTCAGCAGTTTGGAGACCCCTCGGACCTGATCGAAGCGGTCTCGTACATCCGCTACCGCTACCCTGGGGCCGCCCTGGTGGCCGTGAGTGAGGGCTCTGGCTCCGGGCTGCTGCTCTCCTACTTGGGCGAGTGCGGCTCGTCCTCCTACTTGACGTGCGCCGCCTGCGTCTCGCCGGTGTTCCGAGGGCAGCAGTGGTTCGAGTCGCGGCTGCATTGGCTCTACCGGTGGGTTCTGCTTTTCTGCCACAAACTCCCGGTCAGCAG GTATGCCACAGCACTCAGTCAAGTTCTGGATGTTAATCGTCTGCTAAGTTGCTCTTCCCTTCAGCAGTTTGAAGAAATCctgttctgtggtcacagctcagaaAATTTGCCGAAGCTAAACTGGGAGAGTTACTGGGAGAAAAACGAGCCGCTTCGAGATGCAGACGAGGTGGCTGTGCCAGTGTTGTGTCTGTGCAGCTGGGACGATCCCATCAGAGGCGATCCTGCACAGTCAGTGCCCTTTGAGTTGTTCGAGAGCAGTCCTTACTTCTTCTTGGTGCTGACACGCATGGGTGGACACTGTGGATTTTTGCCAGATAGCAATGGGTCAGTGCAATGCTGGAGCCAAGCGGTGCTTTTGGAATATTTCCGCGGAGTGGCTGAATTCTTGAGAATGGAGGAGAGACAGCCACTGAGCTCTGGGTCCCCTCGAAGGAGGACAGCCACCTTGTTGCCACGCCGTCGCAGAGGCACAGTGCAGCAAAGAGACCCTCCTCCTCGTCGGGCACTGCCAGTATCCTTCagctcagaggatctgttcagcTGGCAGAGGTCATACACACGCTGA